The segment CCCCGTCTTCCAGGGAGATCCACGGGAAGGGTTGGCGGCCGTTCCCCAACGGTCCGCCCAACCCCGCCCGGAACACGGGCAGGACCCGTTTCAGCATCCCGCCTGCCGGGGAAAGGACCACCCCGAAGCGAAGGAAGACGGTCCGAATCCCCGCGGCGGAAGCGGGTGCCGCCGCCGCCTCCCATGCCCGGCAGACCTCCGCCAGGAAACCTTCGCCCGGCGGGGACGCTTCCGTCACGGTCTCCCCCGGTTTCGTGTTCCCGTAGAACCCCGCGGCGGACGCGCAGAGCAATGCCTTTGGCGGGTGCGAAAGGCCCGCAAGGGCCTTGCAGAGGAGGTCCGTACCCCGGGTGCGGCTCTCCCGGATGGCCCGACGACGGGCGGCCGTCCAGCGGCCGTCGGCGATCCCGGCGCCCGCCAGGTGGACGACGGCGTCGAACCCTTCCAGCTCCCGAGGGTCCAGGCGCCCCCGCTCCGGGTCCCAGGAGACGGCGGTCCCGCCCTCTCCGCCCCCTGCCGGGGGCTTTCGCGACAGGGAGAACACCCCGTGCCCGGCTTCCCGCAAGGCGGTCGTCAAGGCCCGGCCGACAAGACCGGACGCGCCGCTCACCACGATCCTGGCCATTCACTCCTCCAAAGAACTCCGACGGTTCCCTCCGAATCCGATGCCGGCCGACCGGCCCGGGTTTCACCTCCCGCCCCCCGGCCGGATGCAACCAGAACCAATAATATCTCTGATTTCAATAATATCATCATACAATTCGGAAATTACGCGGCCGCAAAACGACCGGACCCATCAAACCACAAAGAACGCAAAGACACGCAAAGAAGGTCCGAACTCCTGGATTTCAATAGATCTTGAAGGCCTATCATTCTTTGCGTTCTATGCGCTCTTTGTGGCTGAGTGGACGTATTGCGGTGCTGGCAGAAAGAGCCGGTTGCGAAAGGCGGTTTCGGGTTGAACGGACGGCATCAATGCCGCCCAGCGCTATCGACATCGCGCCCCAAGCGGGGCTGGGGACGGGTGGTTTCAGGGTTTTCTGCCGACATTGCGCCCCCTGGCGGGGCGGGGACGCACAGGGTCTCGGTTCCCGGCCCCGGGGACATCGACGTCACCGGCCGCCGACGAGGGTCAAAGGCGTTGCCGTCGCCCCGGAAATGTGATAGCTTGGAGGCTTGACACACGAAAGAGGCGGCCCCTTCCGCCGGACCACCACAGGAGCAAGGACATGACGGAATTCACCCCCATCGTCGCCCCGCGCGGGAACCCGATGAGCTGCAAGGGCTGGCTCCAGGAAGCCGCCTACCGGATGATCCAGAACAACCTCGACAGCGAGGTGGCCGAGCGGCCCGCCGACCTCGTGGTGTACGGCGGGATCGGGAAGGCCGCCCGGAACTGGGACTGCTACCGGGCCATCCTGCGATCCCTTCAGGCCCTGGAGAACGACGAGACGCTCCTGGTCCAGTCGGGGAAGCCGGTGGGCGTCCTGCGGACCCACGAGATGGCCCCCCGCGTCCTCATTGCCAACTCCAACCTGGTGGGGAACTGGGCCAACTGGGAGGAGTTCCGGCGGCTCGACAAGCTCGGGTTGATGATGTACGGGCAGATGACGGCCGGCAGCTGGATCTACATCGGAACCCAGGGGATCCTCCAGGGTACCTTCGAGACCTTCGCGGCGGTGGGCCGGCAGCACTTCGGCGGCGACCTGGCCGGCAAGTTCCTGCTCACCGGCGGTTGCGGCGGCATGGGCGGCGCCCAGCCCCTGGCCGCCGTCATGGCGGGCGCCGCCTGCCTGGTGGTGGAGGTGGACCCCTCCCGCATCCACAAACGCCTGGAGACCGGATACATCGACCGGATCTCCCACCGCCTGGACGAGGCCCTCGCCTGGATCGACGCGGCGAAGGAGCGCCGGGAGCCCCTGAGCGTCGGCCTGGTGGGGAACTGCGCCGAGGTCCTGCCCGAACTGGTCTCCCGGGGCGTCACCCCCGACGTTCTCACCGACCAGACCAGCGCCCACGACCCGCTGAACGGGTACATCCCCGCCGGGTTCTCGCTGGAGCAGGCCGCCGAACTGCGCGCCGCGGACCCCGACGAGTACATCCGCCGCGCCGTCGACTCCATGGGGGTTCACGTCCAGGCCATGCTGGAGATGATGCGGCGCGGCGCCGTCACCTTCGACTACGGCAACAACATCCGCGCCCAGGCCCTCAAGGCGGGCGTCACGGATGCCATGGGCTTCCCGGGTTTCGTCCCGGCCTACATCCGCCCGCTCTTCTGCGAGGGGAAGGGGCCGTTCCGCTGGGTGGCGCTCAGCGGCGACCCCCGCGACATCGCCGTCACCGACGACGCGGTGCTGCGCATCTTCCCGGAGAACGAGTCCCTGGCCCGGTGGATCCGCCTGGCCCGTGAAAAGGTACACTTCCAGGGCCTCCCCGCCCGGATCTGCTGGCTGGGCTACGGGGAGAGGGACAAGATGGGCCTGGAGTTCAACCGGCTGGTCCGGGACGGCAAGATCAGCGCCCCCGTCGTCATCGGCCGCGACCACCTGGACTGCGGGTCGGTGGCCTCCCCCTTCCGCGAGACCGAGGCGATGAAGGACACCACGGACGCCGTGGCCGACTGGCCGATCCTCAACGCCCTGGTGAACGCCGTCTCGGGGGCGGCCTGGGTGTCCTTCCACCACGGCGGCGGGGTCGGGATGGGGTACTCCCTGCACGCCGGCCAGGTCACCGTGGCCGACGGCTCGGCCCAGGCCGAACTTCGGCTGAGCCGGGTGCTGACCAACGACCCGGGCATGGGCGTGCTGCGGCACGTGGACGCCGGCTACGAACTGGCCGAACAGACGGCGGACCGTTACGGGGTCAAGGTCCCCATGCGGGGCTGAACCCCGGCGGCCGCAAGGGAGGCGGGTCTCGGCATGTCCGAAAAGGGCGAGAAACACTCTGACGCCGTGCTGGCGATCCTTTCGAAGGGATTCCCGAGGGGATTCTGGAAGAATGCCTTCGCCGGCCTCGACCTCACCCCGGGGGAGAACATCCTGGACCTCGGCGCCGGCCGCGGGACCCGCACCGCGGTCATGGCCTCCCGGGTCGGGCCCCAGGGGAAAGTGACGGGCATCGAGATCTCCCCCGCCTTCCGGGGGGACTTCCTCAAACTGGCCGGGCGCTTTCCCAACATGAGCCTCAAGATGGCCCGGATCGACGGGCAGTTCTCTTTCCCGGAGCCCTTCGACCGGGTCACGCTGTTCTTCTCGCTTCACCGCTTCGAACAGCACCAGCGGATCCTCATCCTGCAGAACGCCTACGAGTGCCTGAGGCCCAACGGCAGGCTGAGCATCCTCGACTGGAACGAGATGCGGTTCTCTGCGGCGCCCCGGATCCTCCGGAGCGTCCTGAAACGCTTCGAATGCCCCCAGGCCATCGACTTCATGGAACGGGAGTGGAAGGAGGTCCTCGGGGCCTACCGGTTCCGTGACTTCCGGGAGATCTTCTTCTTCAACGGCCGGGTCCGGCTGCTCCAGGCCGCCAGGACCTAGAGGCAGGCAGGTCATGAAAAACGAACTCCTCGTTCTCCTCGTCGTCTTTCTCTTCATCGCCCTGATCTTCTGGATCACCGCGTTCTGCCTGCTCTTCTTCCCGTCCCTGAAGGCCCCCTTCGACCTCATGTTCGGGGGCTTCCCCGTCTACGGCTCCATCTCCGCCCGACCCGCCCTGTATTTCCTCGGCTTCACCCTGATCAACGCCGTCCTCCTGTACGGCCTGTACCGGATGTTCAAGGCCCGGACGGCCGCCGCTCACGTCCCCACCCGGGAGCTCGCCGAGTACTACCTCCACAAGGGGAAGGAGGACAAGGCCATCGCGATCTACGCCGCCCTGGAGATGTGGCCGGAGGTGGCGGACCTTCGGGTGAAACGCCGGGAGTACGCCCTGGCCGTGGAGGCCTGCAACCGCATGGGTGAGGCCGGCCTGCAGCGCACGGCCGAGCTTTACGAGCTGATGGGCGACGCGAACCGCGCCCGGGTGTCGGCGTCGGAGACCGGGAAATTCTTCCTGAACAGGCAGGACTGGGAGAAGGCGGCCAAGATGCTCTTCAAGGCCGGGGAGAAGGACAAGGCCCTGCTCTGCCTCGAGAAGGACATCGAGTTCTCCAAGAAGTCCCTCAACCCCGACCAGTGGAAGGAGAAGGTGCGCCGGGCCGTGGAGGTGGCCGCCGAGCACAACGACTTCAACCGCGCGGGGCGCTACTGCGAGCTGGTGGCCGACACGCAGTCCGCCCTCGCCTACTACGAGAAGGCGCAGAACTACATCCGGGCCGCCCAGCTGCTGATCCGGGACGAGCGCTACGACGAGGCCATCGACACGCTGGACCTGATCTCCCCCGACGAGCCTGACCACGCGGAGGCCCTCGCCCTGATCGGGAAAGTCCATTTCAACCGCGAGATGTACATCGACGCCATGAAGTTCCTGGTGGACTTCTTCAAGAAGACCAAGGTCTGCGACGAGCGCCTGGAAGAGTTCTACATGATGGGCGTCACCCTGGAGAAGCTGGGCAAGCTCAAGCAGGCCCGGGACGTCTACGTCCGCATCAACTCCATGAAACCCTACTACATGAACGTGGACATGCGGATCGAGGCCATCGACCAGAAAGGGGAGGAGACGGCGTCGCTGTCAGAGATCCTGGACAAGGACATGGAGGTCAAGGACCTGGAGGCCGGCGGCGAAGCCCCGCTCCGGGTCGGTGAGCGGTACGGCGAGCTGGAGGAACTCGGCCGCGGCGGGGCGGGGGTGGTTTACCGGGCCATGGACCGGCTCCTCGACCGCCCGGTGGCCCTCAAGCAGCTTCCCGAAGCCGTGGCGGACGACCCCGGGCGCCTCCAGGCCTTCTTCAAGGAGGCGAAGGCCATCGCCAAGCTGAACCACCCCAACATCGTCGGCATCTACGACATCCTCAAGGTGGGGAGCTTCTATTACCTGGTCATGGAGTTCGTCAAGGGCGTCAGCGTGGAGAAACTGGTGGCCGGGAAGTGCCCCGCCTCCATCCGGCTCTCCCTCCACATCGCCCGGCACACGCTGCAGGCGCTGGGGTTCGCCCACCGCAACCACGTGGTCCACCAGGACATCAAGCCCGCCAACATCATGCTGACCGACGACAAGATCGTCAAGCTCATGGACTTCGGCATCGCCTCCATGAAGGACGAGCTGCCCGACCACTCCGTGGACATCGTCATGGGCACCCCCAAGTACATCTCCCCCGAACAGCTCCAGGGGAGACCCGCGGACGAGCGGAGCGACATCTACTCCTTCGGGATCACCTTCTACGAAATGCTCACCGGCGTGCTCCCCTACCCCGACGAGGGCATCCTCCGCCACCACCTGGTGACCCCTGCCGTGCCGCCCCGGGTCCACGTGCGGGAGATCCCCGAGGACCTGGAGACCATCGTCCTCAAGTGCCTGGCCAAGAAACCCGAGGAACGTTACCAGTCCGTCCCCGAACTGCTGGACGACCTCAAGGACCTGATCCGAAAGATCGAAACGAAGCGATGAGCGGCCATGAAATCATTCCGTGAAGAGATCCTCATGAACATCCCCACCCGGGCGGCCCTGGTGAACATCACCCCGCGGGTCGAGGACTGCCTGGCCCGCAGCGGCATCCGGGAAGGGCTCTGCCTGGTGAACGCCATGCACATCACGGCCTCCGTCTTCATCAACGACGACGAGCGGGGGCTTCACCAGGACTACCTCGACTGGCTGGAGGACCTGGCCCCCCACGCCCCCGTCTCCCGGTACCGCCACAACCGGACCGGCGAAGACAACGGCGACGCCCACCTCAAGCGCCAGGTGATGGGGCGGGAGGTCGTGGTGGCCGTCACGGGTGGGAAGCTCGACTTCGGCCCCTGGGAGCAGATTTTCTACGGGGAATTCGACGGGTGCCGCTCCAAGCGCATCCTGGTCAAAATCATCGGGGATTGATCGTGAGAGTCTTCCTGGCCGCCTGCGTCCTGGCGATGATCGTCCCGGTTCTCCCGGCCGCGTCCTGGCAGGGGAACCCCTCGCGATGCGAGCTGAAGGGCCGGGTCCGGAGCCTCACCGGGGAGCCCGTCGACCAGGCCGAGGTGCAGCTTTACAACGAGCTGTGGCAGGGCAAGCCGCTCCGGACCGCGCGATCGGACTCCCGGGGCCAGTTCGGCCTCGCCGGCGTCCCCGCAGGGAAGTACATCCTCCGGGTCGTGAAAAGCGGCCTCGAACCGGTGGCGTACAAGGTGACGGTGAGCGTCGGCATGCCCCCGCTCACCGTCACGATGAAAGCCGCCGAACCGGAGCCGTCCGGCGACGCCTGGAGCGTGAATTCCGTCCTCCGCTCCAAGGGGGACGGGAAGGGGCCCGGGACAACCGCCGGCCCCCGGACGGACGCCGGGACCGGTCCCGGTTCGGCGGCATCCCGCGGCAAGGTTGACGCGCCTTCCGAGTTCAGCCCCGGGAAGTCCGCTTCGTCGGCGGGCCTGGCCACCGTCTTCGGCAAGCCGGACACCCTTCTCACCGTCGTGGAGCCGTCCGGAAAACTGTCCCGGTTCGTGGTCACCGGGGTGTACTCCCCCGGAAGGGGCGACCGGGTTGTTTTCCGGGATCTCGGTCGCGCCCGGTCCCCGGCGACGGGCGAGCCCGACGCCGGGGCGCCCGCCTCGGGGGCGGGGGACGGTGCGCCGGTCATCCAGCACTCCGGGGTGACGGCCCCCGCGGTGACCGCCCGTGTCCTGGACGCCCTGAACCCCATCCGTAGCATCAACGCCGGGATCCAGGAACACTTCCACATCAACGGTCCCCTCTCCATGGTCTACGCTTTCGATTTCTTCCGGGGCGACTCCGTGAAGCGGGAGGTTTCCGTCAACCCCCGTTTCCAGGTCCTCTTCGAGCCCTCCGAGACCCCGACCTTCCGCTTCGGCGCCGTGGGCGGCGGCACGGGGGTCCCCAAGCCCGACGCCCCATTTTCAAGCTCGCTCAGCACCTTCTCCGGCGGTACCTTCCCGGTGCCGCCCCCGGCGGCCGCGGGCACGCGTTTCGCCTCCGGCCCCGACCTGCCGTCCGGCCCCATGGAAACCCGCCGCTTCCGGGCGTTCCTGGACGAGATCGCCACCTCGGGGCGCCCTTTCGTGGCCATCCTCAAGCGGCCCGGGAAGAGCGATTTCCAGTTTTCGGGGCCTGCCGCCGCCCGGGAGACCGGGCCCGGCATCCTTCGCTTCGACCTGTCACGGCAGTGGGCCCGGGCCCTCCCCTCCTCGGTGGTCTACGTGTACGACCTGAACAGCACCCCCGCCCCCGCGCCCCTCGCAGAGCCGGAGGCCCCCACCGAAGCCCTCCGCCGGAGTTTTTTCAGCGCCTTCTCCAGTGCCATGAACGCCCGCCTCCCCGAGGCCCCGTCCGGAAACGCCCCCGGTTCGGCCGCGTTCGCGCCCCGGGAGGCCCCGTCCTTCAGACCCATCGAACCGCTCTCCACCCTCAAGGCCCCGGGAGACCGGTCCTTCGGGCTCTTCCTTCGGGAAGCCACCCCCCTGAACGAACAGAACTTCGGTCAGTGGGACTCCATCTTCGACATGCGAATGCTGCTGGCTTACGGGGTCAAGGCCTGGGAAACACCCTCCGGGGACCTGATCCTGGTGTACTCCCCCCGCGAAGGCCGCTGAGCGTCGGAGGGTCGGGTCAGGGCTCGAAGGAGAGGGATGGAGGGGCGAGGAGGTCCGTCCCCGTCAGTTCGGCGTCGTCGGGCTTGTAGTTGATGAGCACCGCCCGTTTGTTGACTTCGCCCAGGAGGGTCTCGAGGAAGACCTGGAAACGGTGGAGGACGTCCGACATCTCGGACCGCCCGGAAGCGATGATGATCTCCTCCATGAATTTTTCGTAGTCGTCCCAGTCCCGGTACATCAGGTACTTCAGGGAGAGGTCCCTGAACCGCGCCAGGTAGTCGATGAGGCGCGTGAGGTCCTCGTTGTCGGCGTTCTCCCGGTAGGTGTGGATGAAGTGGATGATGCCCTTGAGGTCCTCCCGGAGCTTGAGGGACTCCTTCAGGCGGGTGGTGAGGTTCTGGAAGATGTCGCCGCCGTCGAAGGAGGTGTCGAAGGCCTGCGCGATCTGGACGATGGCGTTCTGCAGGCAGTCCCGGATCAGGCCGTGGCTGTTCTCCACCTTGACGAAGATCTGCTGGGCCTGCCGCTGGTAGACCAGGCCGACCAGTTCGTGGTTGTAAACCTTCTTCATCTCCATCCGCAGGGCGTAGAGGATGGCGTCGATCCGCTCCTTGAGGCCCGGCGAGAGGTTGGGGTTGTCGATGACCTTGCTCTCGAGGAAGTCCGCGAGGAGGTTAAGTTCCGAGCGGATCAGCACGAAGATCATGATGGAGTTTTTCAGCGGGCGGTCCAGCTTGAGGTCCACCTCGATGAACTTCAGGTAGTTGAGGAGCCGGAACAGCTCCAGGAAGACCTTGGCCACGTGCTGCCGGAGCTGGTCGCTCTGGATGTTCTTCACGATCAGGGCCAGGCGCTTGTTCTGGATCTTGTCGTAGTGGGGCTTGAACTTGAAGTTGATGAGGAGTTCGATGAACTTGCACCGCTTGATCTCGCGGATCAGGATGCGGCCGATGGAGGTGAAGGACTGGTAGGAGACGTGGGAGCCCTTGCAGATGTCCGTGATGATGGTGCGGATGTCCGAGAGCGAGTCGAGGAGGAGGGTGACGCTGTCCTCCGGCGACGGTTGCTCCATGAGCTTCTCCAGGAAGGAGTCCAGGACGAAGTCCCGCTTGAGCTCGTTCTCGATGTAGCGCTCGAAGAGGATGAGGTTGTGCCGTTCCCGGGTCAGGATCTCGGTGCAGAGGAAGCTCATGCGCACCGAGACGTTCTGGACCACCCAGAGTTCTTCCGTGAAGTCCTTGTTCAGGATCTCGCTGATCTCGTAGTCCGAGAGGGGGTGGTTCTTGACGCGGAAGAAGCGTTCAAAGGAGTTGATCCACATCTCCAGCTCGAACAAATACTCCGACTTCTTCTCCCGGGCCAGGCTGTCGAGCCAGTCCTTCAGGGAGGCGGAGAAGGGGGTCCTGACGCGGTCGGCCAGGTTCGGCGCCAGCTCCACGTAGTCGCTGATGGGTGTGACAATTTCGTTTTCCTTCATGAGGCTCACCCCCTGATACGTTGACTTATAACACAGCCGGAAGGGTGTTTCAAGGGCCTGAGTCCCCGCGGGGAATCGAAATCCTTGCGAATCGGTCGACGGAATGGTAACCTGCGTAACGACCGGATGAACGCTGATTTCAGCCGGCCCCGCGGCGCCCGGCGGACGGGCGGGCCGGGTCGGGAGAGGCGCCCCGCGTGAACGGATTCATCCTCGGACTGGCCAACGGCGCGACGTGCGTGGGGTATTGCGCGCCCGTGCTTGTTCCCTGGCTGCTGTCCGGGGGCGGCAAGGTGCTCTGGAACGCCCTGGCGCTGGCCGGCTTCCTGGGCGGGCGGCTGCTGGGCTACCTGCTCTTCGCTGCCGTCGCCTGGTGGGTGAAAGGGTTCGTGACCCTTCGGGGGCTCGGGGCCCCCTGGGTCCTGGGGGTCGTCAATTTGGCCCTCGCGGGGGCGCTGATCGTGTACGGCCTGAGAAAGCCCCGCCCGAGATGCGCGGCGGAGGGCGCCCTGAAACGGCTTCCGCCGGGGTCGGCGCGGGCCGTGTGGTTTCCCGCCCTGCTCGGCCTCCTCACTGGGTTCAACTTCTGCCCGCCCTTCTTCGCGGCCGCGGCGGAAGCGGTCCAGACCGGGAGCCTGGCCGGTTGCCTCCTCTTCTTCCTGGCGTTCTTCGCCGGGACCTCGGTGTTCTTCGTGCCCCTCCCCTTCGTGGGCGCCCTCAGCCGTTTCGAGGGCGCCCGGATGGTGGGGGGGCTGGCGGCGCTCCTGGTGGGTCTTTACTACCTCTACCGCGGAGCGATTCTCGTGATCGGAGGTCTCATCGTCTATGGACAAAGCCCTCGCTGAGAGCGCGCCGGCCCGGGGCAAGCCCCTCGGGGTCAGCCTGCTGCTGGCTTCCCTGATGTTCCTTCTCTCCGCGTTCATGTTCGTCGGCCCGCGGCTCTCGCCGGACGGCCGGCTCAACCTCCGGCCGAACGAGGCCATCGCGATGGGGATCACCCTGGTCACGGCCGCCGTGCTGTTCTTCCGGATGATCCGCACCGGGCGCACGGACCGCTACCGGGCGATCTTCTTCGTCGCCTTCGCGGTCCTTTTCGTCGTCGAGTTCACGGCCCAGTTGGTCGAACTGAGGGGGACCACCGAGCTGTCCCGCACGGAGATGATGGAGGGGCGCACGCCGTTCTGCCACATCGTCATCCCCCAGACCCTCATCCCGGCCGCCCTCACCCGGACCATCATCTTCCCGGGCAGCATGCTGGAGGGTTTCGCGGCCGTGGGCTCGATGCTGGTGCTGTGGATCGTCGTCACGCTGGCCCTGGGCCGAGGCTGGTGCGCCTGGGGGTGCTTCTACGGCGGGATGGACGACGGTTTTTCCCGGCTGCGGAAACGCCCGGTGATCCGAAAGATCGACCGGCGGTGGCGCTACCTCCCCTTCGCGCTGCTCCTGGTGGTGGCCCTCTGGGCGGCCCTGTCGCTCTCCCCCGTCTACTGCGAGTGGCTGTGCCCCTTCAAGGCCGTCACCGAGCACGAGGCCGTCACCAGCACCCTGCTGCTGGTCCAGACCGTGGTCTTCGTGGCCCTCTTCCTCGGCCTGGTGGTGATCCTCCCCTGGCTGAGCCGCAAGCGGGTCCAGTGCGGTCTCTTCTGCCCCTTCGGCGCCTTCCAGTCCGCGGGGAACTGGGTGGACCCCGTCAACGTCCGCATCGACCGCGAGAAGTGCGTCGACTGCGGCCGCTGCGCCCGGGCCTGCCCCACCTTCTCCCTGGACACCGAGAGCATCAGCGCCGGCAAGGCCCGCCTCACCTGCGTCAAGTGCGGCAAGTGCATGGACGAGTGCCCCAGGGGCGCCATCTCCTACCACGTCAAGGGGACCCCGCCCGGCTCGCGGCCCTTCCTCGCCCGCCTCCTTTTCGTCTTCCCCGCCTTCTTCTTCCTGGTGGTCATCGGCGGCGGGAGCATCATGAACGGCCTGTCCCGAATCCTCCTGTTCCTCCAGACCGGCCGGATGATCCACTGAGGAGGGATGCGCCATGATCAAGATCAAACCGGTTGTCGGCTACGCCTGGGCCGCCCTGATGCTGCCGATCCTCCTGTTCATGTTCTTCAACTTCCGGACGCTGCCGAAGGCCCTCGTGGACGGCACGGGGCTGAAGATCAACCCCTGGTACAGCGGCGGCGAGGTGCTCCGGACGGTGCCGCACCCGGAAACGGTGCTGGACACCCACATTCACCGGCCGGTCTTCGACGCCCTCGTGGGGCAGTTCTCCGAGGGTTTCGTCCAGGTGGACTGGCGGAGCCGGACGGGGTTCATGCCCCCCGTGGTGACGGAGGAGATCACGTTCGGCCCTGGCCCCGGTCCCGACTTCCGGATCGCCTTCGACACCCGGACCCTGGAGGTCAGGGAATTCAAGGCTTTCTCGCCGGCCGTCCTCGGCGTGGAAGGGGTCTACCCTCTGCACCGGGGCGCCGCGGCCCGCATCCGCCTCCGCCGGACGTCACCCTGAACAAGCCACTAATAACACTAATAAAGGGAGAGTGACGTGACGGCCAACGTGCATCTGTTCGCGATCGGGTCCGAGCTGCTCCTGCCGGGGCGCGAAGACACCAACACGGTTTATCTCCGCCGGCGGCTCCGGGAGCTGGGCCTTCGGGTGGACGGCATCCTCGTGGTGGGCGACGACGAGAACGCCCTCATCCAGTTCCTGGACACCGCCTCCCGGCGCTCGCGGATCGTGCTGACCACGGGCGGGCTCGGGCCCACCGAGGACGACGTCACCCGGAAGGCCCTGAACCGCTTCCTGAAGAAAACCCCACGGTACGACGAGGCGGTCCGGGCCCACATCGAGGCCTTCTTCGCCGCGCGGAAGATGAAGATGCCCGAGAGCTGCCTGAAGGAGGCCCTGGTGCCTACCGGGTGCCGGGTCCTGATGAACGACGTGGGGACCGCCCCGGGGATCTGGCTGGAGGAGCGCGGGTGCCTCTTCGTCCTGCTCCCGGGCCCCCCCCGGGAGATGAGCGCCATGTTCGAGGGCAAGGTGGTGCCCCTCCTCGCGGAGAAGTTCGGGTGCCGGAAGCTCTTTCAGAAACGGCTGAAACTGGTGGGGATCGGCGAGTCCCTGGCGGACCAGGCGGCGTCCCCCGTCTATCGGCAGTACAAGGACGTGGAGACCATCATCCTCTCCCGGCCCGGGGAGATCGAGCTGATCTTCACCCTCACGGGGGAGGGGGCCTCGCCCGACACCCTGGACAAGCTGGTGAAGGAAGTCCAGGCGGGGCCCCTGCGCCCCCACGTCTTCTCCACCGAGGGGAAAACCATGGAGGAAGTCGTCGGCGACCTGCTGAAGGCGCGGAAACTGACCCTCGGCGTGGCGGAGAGCTGCACGGGCGGGCTCCTGTCGAAGCGGCTCACCGACCTTCCGGGCAGTTCCGCCTTCTTCGTCGGCGGCGCCGTCTGCTACGACAACCGGTTGAAAACCCACCTGGCGGACGTCCCCCCGGAACTCCTGGAGGCCCGGGGCGCCGTCTCCTCCGGCGTGGCGGCCGCCATGGCCGCGGGCATCCGCCGGAAGACCGTCTCCGACGCCTCCATCGGGATCACCGGGGTCGCCGGCCCGGGGGGCGGCACGCCGGACAAGCCGGTGGGGACCGTCTACATCGCCGTCTGCCTCGGGGACAAGAGCCTGGTGAAAAAGTACCTCTTCCCGGGGGACCGGGAGCGGGTCCGGGCCCAGGCGGCCCAGACCGCCCTGGACCTGCTCCGCCGCCTCCTCACGGGCGAGGACATCCCCATCTCCGACACCAGCCCC is part of the Acidobacteriota bacterium genome and harbors:
- a CDS encoding competence/damage-inducible protein A, with product MTANVHLFAIGSELLLPGREDTNTVYLRRRLRELGLRVDGILVVGDDENALIQFLDTASRRSRIVLTTGGLGPTEDDVTRKALNRFLKKTPRYDEAVRAHIEAFFAARKMKMPESCLKEALVPTGCRVLMNDVGTAPGIWLEERGCLFVLLPGPPREMSAMFEGKVVPLLAEKFGCRKLFQKRLKLVGIGESLADQAASPVYRQYKDVETIILSRPGEIELIFTLTGEGASPDTLDKLVKEVQAGPLRPHVFSTEGKTMEEVVGDLLKARKLTLGVAESCTGGLLSKRLTDLPGSSAFFVGGAVCYDNRLKTHLADVPPELLEARGAVSSGVAAAMAAGIRRKTVSDASIGITGVAGPGGGTPDKPVGTVYIAVCLGDKSLVKKYLFPGDRERVRAQAAQTALDLLRRLLTGEDIPISDTSPTLRIGSKGDALPPLGSKAER
- a CDS encoding 4Fe-4S binding protein encodes the protein MDKALAESAPARGKPLGVSLLLASLMFLLSAFMFVGPRLSPDGRLNLRPNEAIAMGITLVTAAVLFFRMIRTGRTDRYRAIFFVAFAVLFVVEFTAQLVELRGTTELSRTEMMEGRTPFCHIVIPQTLIPAALTRTIIFPGSMLEGFAAVGSMLVLWIVVTLALGRGWCAWGCFYGGMDDGFSRLRKRPVIRKIDRRWRYLPFALLLVVALWAALSLSPVYCEWLCPFKAVTEHEAVTSTLLLVQTVVFVALFLGLVVILPWLSRKRVQCGLFCPFGAFQSAGNWVDPVNVRIDREKCVDCGRCARACPTFSLDTESISAGKARLTCVKCGKCMDECPRGAISYHVKGTPPGSRPFLARLLFVFPAFFFLVVIGGGSIMNGLSRILLFLQTGRMIH